The Flammeovirga kamogawensis genome includes a region encoding these proteins:
- a CDS encoding caspase family protein, whose product MNSFIKTFLLVSFLTYSFTFNTIAQSRGLTLNRTVENALPVNSKAYALIVATDEYENFDNLNNPVYDAMGVSKILKEGYDFDVKVLKSPSKDELLTAIREYHNILNKEDRFLLYLAGHGIYETKYYEEGFVVLSDSETKGYDPNLLTYASFHDVKTLTDKLPSQQVLMVVDVCFGGAFNDKITKGRSIYDASNSEMTAEDFLRFQLEEKNRYVLSSGKLNTVSDGIKGQHSPFAEKLIKSLSEHKRDSIVTAQLIKQDLRLLKSQPILGSFSENVGTSEFVFKAKASGPKSNTLVFRAEEEYYKFLTGVTKYKLDEPFLITGRKLEEIAKVFQDASVDNSSTSDAALGMFWLLVMNKQQHQVELTTEEEYYAKEVIKVFQEEERNGINDHLWHLATIQALDIHRFTDDDQVLTLYKRAMSEHQMKSFWYAGQFALKLENKAMAYNFFEKGAKLNDPFSQYGLAMLKYNDRHYYELDKPIDDYIKYLEKASENGLRRASDVLFDIN is encoded by the coding sequence ATGAATTCCTTTATAAAGACGTTTTTACTCGTCTCTTTTCTTACCTACTCCTTTACATTTAATACTATAGCACAAAGCAGAGGTCTTACCTTAAATAGAACTGTTGAGAATGCTCTACCTGTAAACTCTAAGGCGTACGCTTTAATTGTAGCTACAGACGAATATGAAAACTTTGACAACTTAAACAACCCTGTTTATGATGCAATGGGAGTATCAAAAATTTTAAAAGAAGGGTATGATTTTGATGTAAAAGTACTTAAATCTCCTTCTAAAGATGAACTCCTAACGGCAATTAGAGAATACCATAATATTCTTAATAAAGAAGACCGTTTTTTACTATATCTAGCAGGACATGGTATTTACGAAACTAAATATTATGAAGAAGGCTTTGTTGTTCTTAGTGATAGCGAAACAAAAGGTTACGACCCCAACTTACTCACATATGCATCTTTTCATGATGTAAAAACACTTACCGACAAATTACCATCACAACAAGTATTGATGGTTGTTGATGTTTGTTTTGGAGGTGCATTTAACGATAAAATCACAAAAGGTAGATCTATTTATGATGCTTCAAACTCAGAAATGACTGCTGAAGATTTCTTAAGATTTCAGCTTGAAGAGAAAAATAGATATGTACTAAGCTCGGGTAAACTAAACACAGTTTCTGATGGTATTAAAGGACAACACTCTCCTTTTGCAGAGAAATTGATTAAATCTCTTAGTGAACATAAAAGAGATAGTATTGTTACTGCACAACTTATTAAACAAGATTTAAGGTTATTAAAATCGCAACCAATTTTAGGGTCGTTTTCTGAAAATGTGGGTACTTCTGAATTTGTATTTAAAGCAAAAGCTTCAGGTCCAAAGAGCAATACGCTTGTATTTAGAGCAGAAGAGGAATACTACAAATTCTTAACTGGAGTAACTAAATATAAATTGGATGAACCGTTCTTAATTACGGGAAGAAAATTAGAAGAAATTGCTAAAGTTTTTCAAGATGCTTCTGTTGATAATTCTTCTACTTCAGATGCTGCATTAGGTATGTTCTGGCTATTGGTAATGAATAAACAGCAACATCAAGTAGAATTAACTACTGAAGAAGAATATTATGCCAAAGAGGTAATTAAGGTATTTCAAGAAGAAGAAAGAAATGGTATCAACGATCATTTATGGCATTTAGCAACAATACAGGCTTTAGATATTCATCGTTTTACTGATGATGACCAAGTGCTTACATTATACAAAAGAGCAATGTCTGAACACCAAATGAAAAGTTTTTGGTATGCAGGTCAGTTTGCACTTAAACTAGAAAACAAGGCAATGGCTTACAATTTCTTTGAGAAAGGTGCCAAACTTAATGATCCTTTCAGTCAGTATGGTCTAGCAATGCTAAAATACAACGACAGACATTATTATGAATTAGATAAACCAATTGATGATTACATCAAATATCTAGAAAAAGCTAGTGAAAATGGTTTAAGAAGAGCTTCTGATGTACTATTTGACATCAACTAA
- a CDS encoding T9SS type A sorting domain-containing protein: MKLKKISLVFNYIPLLILFSTSSLFAHEINKNALNEITNQGLKWYGTTFTEADELIGTFSFSVYVDAIGGVEFTPLIDNNDDSIFDLDGIQDDYIQLGYASVTNVPDGLRLDVKPVSSTRLKISLMDTALAHTDAMDVSNMVLTFNGDAFTSGTTAGYTNLSNALSINFKDNPAVTDSDFEITSTVPFVETGDDNGEVGGAIVLTLVGGDSLNGAIGSDLVDLEYVRGVNIPDGLELSVIKNSHTQATISLKGNAENHEDANDINVGWFFEDSAFVYLDADQIEFSNTTSLIEIDFQTIVVEIENSDFIEISNTGFTESNSNDGSVEGTIVLSLVGGDQLTGTNGDNLVATGLVVADGVPNGLSLSVIQDTPLQVTISLTGNAAGHKATDNTTFGWTFTDNAFEVLNASVIDYAINPNSQAITFTTETPPPFTDSDFQIVSTSPFIEQVVDNGIVNGEIVLNLVGGDTLTGSIGDDFVTASKLLTQNIPNGLTLSAIKNSSTQITLSLNGVAVDHSLANRNFGWSFTDNAFAALTADIVELAQVSNIGIEFHDGYNPELTLTTSRMNDSTTFYEVLPYVGGLGNAYLQYRLSHDTFVDTIENYITINNLPEGIKPVITRNTNSLLTITFDSVATNHAPSDSTIATITFEDGAFTGYPNIDVAGYQQDIALKFQEYQGLAYDSTRLVENKRNDGSIDGEIKITLLGGQKFTGFDGELFSSNGKVLFTYVPDGLNGRMERISDTEAVLSFTGNATNHAKLIDDVSNVIISFQDIALTDPEGPALVHKLINDFAIEYVDAPEKPTFTFNTKDFNESSEDDGSIDNDIVISLYNATFHNDLSLDNISVTNLPSDYTLALERVTATQVVISLSGTSTDHFIENNIENLEINFIDNAVSVVNEFIIDSVEEHAFTSSILYQEKYGLYWDEMAFYEDTTNFDGTIISSQIIRIGGGETFVGTTGDNLIQYTNYANFPNGLTPVLERISDTKAKLYFTGIAHHHDFINTSYDGGIIFNAAAFTKNTVNYLKDISHLNIQFQYEDTPGLIWSKTTLAESLNFDGSIADTLIISTQGRALFTASSTDYISDELVTITGVPDGLSTHLVVIDQNNLKFYLSGNATTHLDTDDINDLNISFNSSAFENNEISNFEQVSQMLSINFRDTAPYLTWTNNLFSETNADDGSVEGTMTVNLVGDAFIAAVGTEITEITTANIPSGLTAVLTVTSATSADLTFTGNATDHADSNDSDDFTITFNAAAFVASDVSTFIGLTNTDYPIRFNFNDTPITESNFEIVSSVAFKESSNNDGSVEGELVLQLTGGDVLTGINGQNLVKQGLVTPVNIPSGLFLKVIQNSATQVTISFAGNASAEQSSVTFGWEFTDDAFANLTAAEINLAVNLKAYQIEFSDPNQSNFDGQNWSNGTPSKTTNVVIEENVTLNVSSPIIINSISLSPGSKINISENGGLTVSGDVVNYGVIKIANGGYLIQEENTDYLGTGTVEYTVVGDGLETVYNYFSSPYVSEQSFGGNIYSYNPTLPQSNSYSELNKGWQAHNGAMTPGQGYTATNVDQEVLSGTPNNGDINVSVYKGAHTGFNLIGNPYLSPIDIDKFVALNGPDDNNVIEPAIYLWDQDINDENNFQSADYATYKPGIGAVSGGSSVTPNGEIAVGQGFYIEAKSSGTVTFKNSMRSTDNSQFFRVKESNEIARLWLNVHHENSSFNQTLIAFKDNADDQYDPTLDVKKLVGNSNFTLYSQISNSDDKYVINVFNNFAIDEKEIALGLVTAFDGEHTFELADYNYLEDHPILLVDNTTGVEYNLKEQNVKIYLPKGDYSDRFTMKFREANVLSSTIDLEDVLIGTSHGKLHLLTNQLVSTLIVFDLNGQEILQLKELSPHSTIDHQLDKGIYIVQVHQENAIKTKKIVLK; this comes from the coding sequence ATGAAACTCAAAAAAATTTCATTAGTATTTAACTATATACCTTTATTAATTCTATTTAGTACTTCTTCTTTATTTGCACATGAAATAAATAAAAATGCACTTAATGAAATTACAAACCAAGGTTTAAAATGGTATGGAACAACATTCACAGAAGCGGATGAGTTAATAGGAACCTTCTCTTTTTCGGTGTATGTAGATGCAATTGGTGGCGTAGAATTTACTCCGCTTATTGATAATAATGACGATTCAATATTTGATTTAGATGGCATTCAAGATGATTATATTCAACTTGGGTATGCATCGGTTACCAATGTGCCAGATGGTTTACGTTTAGATGTGAAACCTGTTAGTAGTACTAGACTTAAAATATCGCTAATGGATACCGCTCTTGCTCATACCGACGCAATGGATGTATCGAATATGGTGCTTACTTTCAATGGCGATGCTTTTACGAGTGGAACGACTGCAGGATATACTAATTTATCCAATGCTTTAAGCATAAACTTTAAAGATAATCCAGCTGTTACTGATAGTGATTTCGAAATAACATCTACTGTCCCATTTGTAGAAACAGGTGATGATAATGGAGAAGTTGGCGGAGCAATCGTACTTACTTTGGTTGGTGGAGACAGTCTTAATGGTGCAATTGGTAGCGATTTGGTAGATCTTGAATATGTAAGAGGTGTGAATATCCCTGATGGTTTAGAGTTATCGGTTATCAAAAATTCGCATACACAAGCTACAATTAGCTTAAAAGGAAATGCTGAAAACCATGAAGATGCCAACGATATTAATGTTGGTTGGTTTTTTGAAGATAGTGCTTTTGTATATTTAGATGCAGATCAAATAGAATTTTCGAACACAACATCATTAATTGAAATTGATTTCCAAACGATTGTTGTTGAAATAGAAAACAGTGATTTTATAGAAATAAGCAACACCGGTTTTACAGAAAGTAATTCTAATGATGGTTCTGTAGAGGGTACAATTGTTTTAAGTCTTGTTGGTGGAGATCAGCTTACAGGTACAAATGGAGACAATCTAGTCGCTACGGGATTAGTTGTTGCAGATGGTGTACCGAATGGTTTATCACTTTCTGTTATTCAAGATACACCTTTACAAGTTACTATATCGCTTACAGGAAATGCTGCAGGTCATAAAGCTACAGACAACACTACTTTTGGTTGGACGTTTACGGATAATGCTTTCGAGGTTTTGAATGCTAGTGTTATCGACTATGCCATCAATCCCAATTCTCAAGCAATAACCTTTACAACCGAAACTCCTCCTCCATTTACAGATAGTGATTTTCAGATTGTAAGTACCTCTCCATTTATCGAACAAGTTGTGGATAATGGCATTGTAAACGGTGAAATTGTACTTAATTTAGTAGGTGGAGATACTTTAACTGGTAGTATTGGAGACGATTTTGTAACAGCTTCTAAGCTTTTAACGCAAAACATTCCAAACGGATTAACACTGTCAGCCATTAAGAATTCTTCTACGCAAATTACGCTGAGTTTAAATGGGGTAGCCGTAGATCATTCTTTAGCAAACAGAAATTTTGGGTGGTCGTTTACAGATAATGCCTTTGCTGCTTTAACAGCTGATATTGTAGAACTTGCTCAAGTTTCGAACATTGGTATAGAATTTCATGACGGCTACAATCCTGAGTTAACCTTAACAACATCTAGAATGAATGATAGCACTACTTTTTATGAAGTGCTCCCTTATGTTGGAGGGTTAGGAAATGCATACCTTCAATATAGATTATCACATGATACATTTGTTGATACAATAGAGAATTATATTACTATAAATAACCTTCCTGAAGGAATTAAACCCGTAATCACAAGAAATACAAATTCCCTTCTTACCATAACTTTTGATAGTGTTGCAACAAATCACGCCCCTTCAGATAGTACAATTGCTACTATTACTTTTGAAGACGGTGCTTTTACTGGCTATCCAAATATTGATGTGGCAGGGTACCAACAAGATATTGCTTTAAAATTTCAAGAATATCAAGGTTTAGCATATGATTCTACGCGCTTAGTAGAGAATAAAAGAAATGATGGTTCTATAGACGGTGAAATTAAAATCACTTTACTTGGAGGCCAAAAGTTTACTGGTTTTGATGGAGAGCTTTTTAGTAGTAATGGCAAGGTATTATTTACATATGTCCCTGATGGTTTAAATGGGCGAATGGAACGTATATCTGATACTGAAGCAGTATTGAGTTTTACAGGAAACGCTACAAATCATGCAAAATTAATAGACGATGTTTCTAATGTAATTATTAGTTTTCAAGACATTGCTCTAACTGATCCTGAAGGTCCAGCATTAGTCCACAAGCTTATTAATGATTTTGCAATAGAGTATGTAGATGCACCAGAAAAACCAACTTTCACGTTCAATACAAAAGATTTTAATGAGAGTTCAGAAGATGATGGAAGTATAGACAATGACATCGTAATTTCTTTATACAATGCCACTTTCCATAATGACCTATCATTAGATAATATTTCTGTTACTAATTTACCAAGTGATTATACTTTGGCATTAGAAAGAGTAACAGCAACTCAAGTAGTAATATCATTATCAGGAACATCTACAGACCATTTTATAGAGAACAACATTGAAAATTTAGAAATTAATTTTATCGATAATGCTGTATCTGTCGTGAATGAGTTCATTATTGATTCTGTAGAAGAACATGCTTTTACTTCCAGTATTCTTTACCAAGAAAAATATGGTTTATATTGGGATGAAATGGCTTTTTATGAAGACACTACAAATTTTGACGGAACGATCATTTCGTCTCAAATAATTAGAATTGGCGGTGGAGAAACTTTTGTTGGAACAACAGGAGATAATTTGATTCAATATACGAATTATGCAAATTTCCCTAACGGGTTAACCCCAGTTCTAGAACGCATAAGCGATACAAAAGCAAAATTATATTTTACAGGAATTGCACATCATCACGATTTCATAAATACATCTTATGATGGGGGTATCATTTTTAATGCTGCTGCTTTTACTAAAAATACTGTCAATTATCTAAAAGATATTTCTCACCTTAATATTCAATTTCAGTACGAAGATACACCAGGTTTAATTTGGTCAAAAACTACCCTTGCTGAGTCATTAAATTTTGATGGGTCTATTGCTGATACTCTTATCATTTCAACTCAAGGACGTGCTTTATTTACAGCAAGTAGTACCGACTACATTTCAGATGAACTAGTTACTATAACAGGAGTGCCTGATGGTTTATCTACTCATTTAGTTGTAATTGATCAAAATAACTTGAAGTTTTATTTATCAGGGAATGCAACAACGCATTTAGATACAGATGATATAAACGATTTAAATATCAGCTTTAATTCATCAGCTTTTGAGAATAATGAGATTAGTAATTTTGAGCAAGTCTCACAAATGCTAAGTATCAATTTTAGGGATACCGCTCCATATTTAACATGGACAAATAATTTATTTTCGGAGACAAATGCTGATGATGGCAGTGTTGAAGGAACAATGACCGTAAATTTAGTTGGCGATGCTTTTATAGCTGCTGTTGGTACAGAAATTACGGAGATCACAACTGCAAATATACCAAGCGGATTAACTGCTGTACTTACTGTTACTAGTGCTACTAGTGCTGACTTAACTTTTACAGGAAATGCAACAGATCATGCCGATAGTAATGATTCGGATGATTTTACAATTACATTTAATGCTGCTGCATTTGTAGCTTCAGATGTGTCTACTTTTATTGGACTTACCAATACGGATTATCCAATTAGATTTAATTTTAACGACACCCCTATTACAGAAAGTAATTTTGAAATCGTTTCTTCTGTTGCCTTTAAAGAAAGTAGTAACAACGATGGAAGCGTAGAAGGTGAATTGGTCTTACAATTAACTGGAGGAGATGTTCTTACAGGTATTAATGGTCAAAACCTTGTTAAACAAGGCTTGGTTACTCCAGTAAATATACCAAGTGGCTTATTTTTAAAAGTCATTCAGAACAGTGCTACACAAGTAACAATATCTTTTGCAGGGAATGCGAGTGCAGAACAAAGTTCAGTTACTTTTGGTTGGGAATTTACAGATGATGCTTTTGCTAATTTAACTGCTGCAGAAATCAACTTAGCAGTTAACCTTAAAGCATATCAAATAGAATTTTCAGACCCGAACCAATCAAATTTTGATGGTCAAAACTGGTCGAATGGTACGCCTTCAAAAACTACGAATGTTGTCATAGAAGAAAATGTAACATTAAATGTATCGTCTCCCATTATCATCAATTCTATCAGTTTATCTCCCGGAAGTAAAATAAATATTTCTGAAAACGGAGGGCTAACTGTTAGTGGTGATGTTGTGAATTATGGAGTAATTAAAATTGCAAATGGAGGATACCTTATTCAGGAAGAAAACACCGATTATTTAGGTACTGGTACTGTAGAATACACAGTTGTAGGCGATGGATTAGAAACGGTATATAACTATTTTTCAAGTCCATATGTATCAGAGCAAAGTTTTGGTGGCAATATTTATAGTTATAATCCTACACTACCGCAAAGCAATAGTTACTCAGAGTTAAACAAAGGGTGGCAAGCACACAATGGAGCAATGACGCCCGGACAAGGTTATACGGCTACAAATGTAGATCAAGAAGTTCTTTCTGGAACACCTAATAATGGAGATATAAATGTGAGTGTTTACAAAGGAGCTCACACAGGTTTTAATTTAATTGGAAACCCCTATTTATCACCAATTGATATCGACAAATTTGTAGCGTTAAACGGTCCAGATGATAATAATGTAATTGAACCTGCCATTTATCTTTGGGATCAAGATATTAACGATGAAAACAATTTCCAATCGGCAGATTATGCTACATACAAACCTGGTATTGGTGCCGTATCAGGAGGTAGTTCTGTAACTCCTAACGGAGAAATTGCTGTAGGACAAGGATTCTATATAGAAGCTAAATCTTCTGGTACAGTTACGTTTAAAAACAGTATGAGATCTACAGATAATTCTCAGTTTTTTAGAGTAAAAGAATCCAATGAAATTGCTCGACTATGGTTAAATGTTCATCACGAAAATAGTAGTTTTAACCAAACCCTTATTGCATTTAAAGATAATGCAGATGACCAGTACGACCCTACTCTTGACGTGAAAAAACTAGTTGGGAATTCAAACTTTACGTTGTACTCTCAAATTTCAAATAGCGATGATAAATATGTAATTAATGTTTTCAACAATTTTGCCATAGATGAGAAGGAAATTGCTTTAGGGTTAGTTACTGCTTTTGATGGAGAACATACCTTTGAACTTGCAGATTACAATTACTTAGAAGATCACCCTATCCTTCTTGTTGATAATACAACAGGGGTTGAATATAATCTTAAAGAGCAAAATGTAAAAATATATTTACCTAAAGGGGATTATTCTGATAGGTTTACAATGAAGTTTAGAGAAGCAAATGTGTTGAGTAGTACAATTGATTTGGAAGATGTATTAATAGGTACTTCACATGGAAAGTTACATCTTCTAACCAATCAATTAGTAAGTACTTTAATAGTATTTGATTTAAATGGTCAGGAAATTCTTCAGTTGAAAGAATTGTCTCCACATTCAACAATAGATCATCAATTAGATAAGGGGATTTATATTGTACAGGTTCATCAAGAAAATGCAATTAAAACAAAGAAAATAGTCCTCAAATAA
- a CDS encoding LruC domain-containing protein, producing MRNFLLNKISLAIFLIIVSLGCSSSSDDTPAPTPNNNNGDTTVVADNTTEFEKIVIPDGFNYEMTSEITFTASRKNTTGKIVYSFYTIDYNNTHNFIGKALSNSDGVLEYKVNIAGYIEKIYVTMRYRGTLYSKTIAKSSTNIQVVFDENSNQVESSNARTKSCSDVIYAVNNSGQAFTINIGSNTVNNVTALAEGGSKASAVNAASDKLYYEHNGSIYTMNMSNVNGNGTLVDNSGSPLSPPNLNSNQYTGLEYVADQNILIAYKNKELYILSPSNYSIVRKPTMSGFNGSDTGVDGDIAVDIAGNYYLATNYGLYSINFASDYSTAALTLITNSSFPYTITGIGFDSDNTLYASTDDIPSKLITINPQNGVHNVVFTLPGNIDDFSMSRCDVVSLDSDGDGVADIDDTYPNDINKAFNNFSPAENVNSYLAYEDLYPNKGDFDFNDIIVEYNANLITNGNNEITFINFKFKVKSVGAANPSGFAIELPVESAKIKSVTGMSITAPGTINLEGNGVESGIPANKTVFAVFDNSFNILSQSGNVKASSLINITVEFQTPVAYTSLNQVPYNPFIFTQGDRANEVHLPGKSYTVKFNTDLLTAGQDGGNYKTAQGHPWALHIPVEFAPPKEEVDITTAYKRFNSFITSNGSQDIGWYTNQDGNRDDEKLAY from the coding sequence ATGAGAAATTTTTTACTCAACAAAATTAGTCTCGCAATATTTCTTATCATAGTATCTTTAGGGTGTTCGAGTTCCTCTGATGACACGCCTGCTCCCACTCCTAACAACAATAATGGAGATACAACTGTTGTTGCAGACAATACCACAGAATTTGAAAAAATAGTTATTCCAGATGGTTTCAATTATGAAATGACATCAGAAATAACATTTACTGCATCTAGAAAAAATACAACAGGTAAGATCGTTTATTCTTTCTATACAATAGATTACAACAACACGCACAACTTTATTGGTAAAGCATTATCTAATAGTGATGGTGTTTTAGAATACAAGGTGAATATTGCAGGTTATATAGAAAAAATATATGTAACTATGAGGTATAGAGGTACATTATATTCTAAAACAATTGCAAAAAGTTCTACAAATATCCAAGTTGTTTTTGATGAAAACTCTAATCAAGTGGAAAGCTCTAACGCTAGAACTAAATCATGTAGTGATGTGATTTATGCAGTCAATAATTCTGGACAAGCATTTACAATAAATATCGGAAGTAACACTGTAAACAATGTAACAGCTTTGGCTGAAGGAGGTAGTAAAGCAAGTGCTGTTAATGCTGCAAGCGACAAGTTATATTATGAACATAACGGGTCTATTTATACCATGAACATGAGTAATGTGAACGGTAACGGTACTTTAGTAGACAATTCTGGATCACCATTATCGCCACCAAATTTAAATAGTAACCAATATACAGGGCTAGAATATGTGGCTGATCAGAATATCTTGATTGCTTACAAAAATAAAGAATTATACATACTAAGTCCATCAAATTATAGTATAGTAAGAAAACCAACAATGAGTGGTTTTAATGGTAGCGATACAGGAGTTGATGGTGATATTGCAGTTGATATTGCAGGTAATTATTATCTGGCTACAAATTACGGCTTGTATTCAATTAACTTTGCTAGCGATTATTCTACTGCTGCACTTACACTCATTACAAATAGTAGTTTTCCATATACTATTACAGGTATAGGGTTTGATAGCGATAACACTTTATATGCATCAACCGACGATATTCCTTCTAAATTAATTACAATTAATCCGCAAAATGGTGTTCACAATGTTGTGTTCACACTACCTGGAAATATTGATGACTTTTCAATGTCTAGATGTGATGTAGTTTCTTTAGATAGCGATGGCGATGGTGTTGCAGATATAGACGATACCTATCCGAATGATATAAATAAAGCGTTTAACAACTTTTCTCCAGCAGAAAATGTGAATTCTTATTTAGCTTATGAGGATTTATACCCAAACAAAGGGGACTTTGATTTTAATGATATTATTGTTGAATATAACGCCAATCTAATCACTAACGGGAACAATGAGATTACTTTTATAAACTTTAAATTTAAAGTTAAATCTGTAGGTGCAGCAAACCCTTCTGGATTTGCTATAGAATTACCTGTTGAATCTGCGAAAATTAAGTCTGTTACAGGCATGTCAATTACTGCACCTGGTACAATAAATTTAGAAGGAAATGGTGTAGAATCTGGCATCCCTGCAAATAAAACTGTATTTGCTGTTTTTGATAACTCTTTCAATATTTTGAGTCAATCTGGTAACGTAAAAGCAAGTAGCTTAATTAATATAACAGTAGAGTTCCAAACTCCTGTTGCCTATACTAGTTTAAATCAAGTACCTTATAATCCATTCATATTTACACAAGGTGATAGAGCCAATGAGGTACATTTACCAGGAAAATCTTATACTGTTAAATTTAATACCGATTTATTGACGGCTGGGCAAGATGGTGGTAATTATAAAACAGCTCAAGGGCATCCATGGGCATTACACATTCCTGTAGAATTTGCTCCACCAAAAGAAGAAGTAGATATTACAACAGCGTACAAAAGGTTTAATAGTTTTATTACATCAAACGGTTCTCAAGATATTGGTTGGTACACAAACCAAGATGGAAATCGTGATGATGAGAAATTAGCCTACTAA
- a CDS encoding DUF1254 domain-containing protein → MKKYIISLFVLASSVANAQYKMSTNISENIITPDTVETTEGQLTFFDGVPSQETVNTAYDFMDKSRGYTAFMDGMRYASIWALYKGHYQMGNTTANSTLIFDGMMDSKSQFLTGNTSTMYVTGFVDTKRDGVVIIEVPTGALGFVNDMAFDYVCDLGMVGQDKGKGGKYAILPVGYEGEVPEDCFIIRSKSHVNWVLLRMSGDQKTIDNVMANYRSYPAAQPELREEMNFIHASGKEMNTIHANNFEFYNEIHEMVQYESLSAFDEELLGTFRAIGIEKGKPFNPDARMKAILTDAVALGNASARSIAWYPRQKGVSLYEDNVSSRWRMGYADRDVFFNDNGAVKKEARDMFHYSYTGVTPAMALRIEGKGSDYGISYVAQDGIAYDGGKTYSLHIDADVPTARFWAVTLYDTQTRSMIQTDQEHPSLDSNQKKLVYNEDGSLDIYFSPEPIEGKEGNWLQTIPGKSWFTVFRNYGPEKEWIEGSWRLNEIEEVQSVDTSK, encoded by the coding sequence ATGAAAAAATATATAATCTCTTTATTCGTCTTAGCTTCTTCTGTTGCAAATGCTCAATACAAAATGTCAACAAATATTTCAGAAAATATTATAACTCCTGATACGGTAGAAACAACAGAAGGTCAGCTTACCTTTTTTGATGGTGTACCAAGTCAAGAAACAGTAAATACAGCCTACGATTTCATGGACAAATCAAGAGGATATACTGCTTTTATGGATGGTATGCGTTATGCATCTATTTGGGCATTGTATAAAGGGCATTACCAAATGGGAAATACAACCGCTAATTCTACTTTAATTTTTGATGGAATGATGGATTCGAAATCTCAATTTTTAACAGGCAATACCTCTACAATGTACGTAACAGGTTTTGTGGATACTAAAAGAGATGGAGTGGTAATTATAGAGGTTCCAACGGGTGCCTTGGGTTTTGTAAACGATATGGCTTTTGACTATGTCTGTGACCTAGGAATGGTTGGCCAAGATAAAGGGAAAGGAGGTAAATATGCTATTCTTCCTGTTGGGTATGAAGGAGAAGTTCCTGAAGATTGTTTCATAATTAGATCTAAATCGCATGTAAACTGGGTATTGTTACGAATGAGTGGAGATCAGAAAACAATTGATAATGTGATGGCTAATTACCGTTCTTATCCTGCAGCTCAACCAGAGTTAAGAGAAGAAATGAACTTTATTCATGCTTCTGGAAAAGAGATGAATACTATTCATGCCAATAATTTTGAGTTTTATAATGAAATTCATGAGATGGTACAATATGAATCTTTGTCTGCTTTTGATGAAGAACTTTTAGGTACTTTCCGAGCAATTGGTATTGAGAAAGGTAAGCCTTTTAACCCAGATGCTCGTATGAAAGCTATCCTTACAGATGCTGTTGCTTTAGGTAATGCAAGTGCTCGTTCAATTGCTTGGTATCCAAGACAAAAAGGAGTTAGCTTATATGAAGATAATGTATCGAGCAGATGGAGAATGGGTTATGCTGATAGAGATGTATTCTTTAATGACAATGGTGCTGTTAAAAAAGAAGCAAGAGATATGTTCCATTATTCTTATACTGGCGTTACTCCAGCAATGGCATTAAGAATTGAAGGTAAAGGTTCTGATTATGGTATCTCTTATGTAGCACAAGATGGTATTGCTTATGATGGAGGCAAAACATACTCGTTACATATTGATGCAGATGTGCCAACAGCAAGATTTTGGGCAGTAACATTATATGATACACAAACAAGATCTATGATCCAAACAGATCAAGAACACCCATCTTTGGATAGTAATCAGAAAAAATTAGTGTACAATGAAGATGGTTCTTTAGATATTTATTTCTCACCAGAACCAATTGAAGGTAAAGAAGGTAACTGGTTACAAACTATCCCTGGTAAATCGTGGTTTACAGTGTTCAGAAATTACGGTCCAGAAAAAGAATGGATTGAAGGTTCTTGGAGATTAAATGAAATTGAAGAAGTACAATCTGTAGATACTAGTAAGTAA